A part of Solea solea chromosome 8, fSolSol10.1, whole genome shotgun sequence genomic DNA contains:
- the znf366 gene encoding zinc finger protein 366, translated as METDGKNFSPGRGSSLRDDLRQTSEQHSFYLSPPPLHIKPPKFSPPGYPSISPTGENYTMFSSPHFFPLLSPDFTQKEGSQKRKRPPFKMDAQGCESPERGAEEADESSTKKTVDLSHIPLTLPLHPIPSPSQKPHPGMIELNRLQLHQRSMNLPVQVKQEPLSPSPIWPPSSLLLHPPFFSPFHHSLLPYPFFFPGPVMQLTPGAFYPREDLRPVHRMRDGAPRGGTSNAEKLGLDVHVDDSYYVDVGGDQKRWKCRMCDKSYTSKYNLVTHILGHNGIKPHGCHLCGKLFKQLSHLHTHLLTHQGMRPHKCQVCHKAFTQTSHLKRHMMQHSDVKPYSCGVCGRGFAYPSELRAHELKHEKGQENVCVECGLDFPTLAQLKRHLTAHRGPTLYRCAECQKTFQYPSQLQNHMMKHKDIRPYICSECGMEFIQSHHLKQHTLTHKGVKEHKCRICGREFTLLANMKRHVLIHTNIRAYQCHMCFKSFVQKQTLKAHMIVHSDIKPYKCKLCGKEFNRMHNLMGHMHLHSDSKPFKCLYCPSKFTLKGNLTRHMKVKHGVMDRGLDERLFRRRGRFCLNTPMGLLTRFGQEEPFDLSQKTPGLPSLCLAQSDGESVPGSSCQEEDEDSLYRRSQYSPEEDQHEPAGNAQYNSKPEERVQVAPDELRPDKQHKQAYQRSLDDDTEAAEEEGHSDDPQGDQVHLSRTEASYESDLELAEQMYHHEAGSRASYDYNSDSELEDHHQEPNEQSKRQLDGFYETGTDWAEGNQSRLETGEMVSRSQTSEFIDTQDDEDGKE; from the exons ATGGAAACAGACGGAAAAAATTTCTCTCCAGGAAGGGGTTCCTCTCTCAGAGATGATCTGAGACAAACATCTGAGCAGCACAGTTTCTACCTAAGTCCACCTCCCCTTCATATAAAGCCCCCTAAGTTCTCCCCTCCCGGATACCCCAGCATATCACCCACTGGGGAAAACTACACCATGTTTAGCTCCCCTCATTTCTTTCCATTGCTTAGCCCTGATTTCACCCAAAAGGAGGGATCCCAAAAACGCAAAAGACCGCCTTTCAAGATGGATGCCCAAGGATGTGAATCTCctgagagaggagcagaggaggcagATGAAAGCAGCACTAAGAAGACGGTCGACCTCTCCCACATCCCCTTGACCCTCCCACTTCACCCCATTCCTTCCCCATCCCAAAAACCTCATCCTGGAATGATTGAGCTCAACAGACTGCAGCTCCATCAGAGATCTATGAATCTACCTGTGCAAGTGAAGCAGGAGCCTCTCAGTCCCTCCCCTATTTggcctccctcttctctccttcTCCACCCTCCTTTCTTCTCCCCTTTCCACCACAGTCTTCTCCCATACCCCTTCTTCTTCCCCGGGCCTGTCATGCAACTCACCCCTGGTGCTTTCTACCCCAGAGAGGACCTCCGGCCTGTTCACCGTATGCGTGACGGAGCTCCCCGTGGTGGGACAAGCAATGCTGAGAAGCTTGGGCTTGACGTTCACGTAGATGACAGCTATTATGTTGATGTCGGAGGTGACCAGAAGCGGTGGAAGTGTCGCATGTGTGACAAGTCCTACACTTCCAAGTACAACCTGGTCACGCACATCCTGGGCCACAATGGCATCAAGCCACATGGATGCCACCTGTGTGGCAAACTTTTCAAGCAGCTGAGTCACCTGCACACGCACCTGCTCACTCACCAGGGCATGAGACCCCACAAGTGCCAGGTTTGCCACAAGGCTTTCACCCAGACCAGCCACCTCAAGAGGCACATGATGCAGCACAGTGATGTGAAGCCATACAG ctgtggtgtgtgtggtcGAGGCTTTGCTTACCCCAGTGAGCTCAGGGCCCATGAGCTGAAGCATGAAAAAGGCcaggagaatgtgtgtgtggagtgtggtCTGGACTTTCCCACACTCGCGCAGCTGAAAAGGCACCTGACTGCCCATCGTGGTCCCACGCTGTACAG GTGTGCGGAGTGCCAGAAGACTTTCCAGTACCCGAGTCAGCTTCAGAACCACATgatgaaacacaaagacatcAGACCATACATCTGCAGTGAGTGCGGGATGGAGTTCATCCAGTCGCACCACCTGAAACAGCACACGCTAACTCACAAA GGTGTGAAAGAGCACAAGTGTCGCATCTGCGGTCGTGAGTTCACTCTGTTAGCCAACATGAAGCGCCACGTCCTCATCCACACCAACATACGGGCCTACCAGTGTCACATGTGCTTCAAAAGCTTTGTCCAGAAACAGACGCTCAAGGCTCATATGATTGTCCACTCAGACATCAAGCCCTATAAATGCAAG CTCTGCGGGAAGGAGTTCAACAGAATGCATAATTTAATGGGCCACATGCATCTCCACTCAGACAGCAAACCCTTCAAATGCCTCTACTGCCCGAGCAAGTTCACGCTGAAGGGTAACCTCACCAGACACATGAAGGTCAAACACGGCGTCATGGACAGGGGGCTGGACGAAAGAT TGTTTAGGCGGAGAGGGAGATTCTGCCTGAATACCCCAATGGGCCTCCTCACACGCTTCGGCCAAGAGGAGCCATTTGATCTTTCACAGAAGACTCCAGGCCTGCCCAGCCTCTGTCTCGCCCAGTCTGATGGGGAAAGCGTCCCTGGGAGCTCATgtcaggaggaggatgaagacagTTTGTACAGGAGGAGCCAGTACAGCCCTGAGGAGGACCAACATGAGCCTGCAGGCAATGCCCAATACAACTCGAAGCCAGAGGAGCGAGTACAAGTAGCTCCTGATGAACTGAGGCCAGACAAGCAACACAAGCAGGCGTACCAGCGAAGTTTAGATGATGACAcggaagcagcagaagaagaaggacactCTGACGATCCCCAAGGTGATCAGGTTCACCTCTCGCGTACAGAAGCTTCTTATGAATCTGATTTAGAACTAGCTGAGCAGATGTACCACCACGAAGCAGGCTCCAGAGCGTCATATGATTATAACTCTGACTCAGAGCTAGAAGATCATCACCAGGAGCCAAATGAGCAAAGTAAACGGCAGTTGGATGGCTTTTATGAGACAGGGACCGATTGGGCAGAAGGGAACCAGAGTAGATTGGAAACAGGTGAAATGGTGTCTCGCTCCCAGACAAGTGAATTTATAGACACACAGGATGACGAAGACGGCAAAGAATGA